In Ignavibacteriales bacterium, the following are encoded in one genomic region:
- the trpS gene encoding tryptophan--tRNA ligase — protein sequence MKRVVSGIKPTGDATIGNYLGAMKRWPLNQENQESLFFVANLHALTYRQDAEVLMGRTLDTVAWLLTVGVNPDISVIFVQSMIPAHSEICWILNNYTTMGELGKMTQYKDKSQKMGSQGQLVGLFDYPVLMAGDIILYDADEVPVGDDQKQHVELTRNIVNRFNNAHGETFKMPKPTFAQGFSRIMNLSDPAQKMGKSDESDGNVYLKDSREQIIKKFKRAVTDSDNEIFFNEETKPAISNLLSIYSGFADKSIPDIVNEYKGEGYGKFKTDLGELVADKITELQKTFDSYRNNESDLLKIIASGNTRASALADAKVNEVKSKLGLL from the coding sequence TTGAAGCGAGTTGTATCAGGAATAAAACCCACCGGCGACGCAACAATAGGTAATTATCTCGGGGCTATGAAAAGATGGCCTCTAAATCAGGAAAATCAGGAAAGCCTTTTCTTTGTTGCCAATCTCCATGCGTTGACATATAGACAAGATGCAGAAGTATTGATGGGGAGGACATTAGATACAGTTGCATGGTTACTGACAGTCGGAGTAAATCCGGACATTTCTGTTATCTTCGTGCAATCAATGATACCGGCTCATAGTGAGATATGCTGGATACTGAATAACTACACAACAATGGGTGAGCTCGGGAAAATGACACAGTACAAAGACAAATCCCAGAAAATGGGAAGTCAGGGACAGTTAGTGGGATTATTTGATTACCCTGTCCTAATGGCTGGTGATATTATTTTATATGATGCAGATGAGGTACCCGTCGGCGATGATCAAAAACAACATGTTGAGCTCACACGAAACATTGTAAACCGGTTTAACAATGCGCACGGCGAAACATTTAAAATGCCAAAACCGACCTTCGCACAGGGTTTCTCACGGATAATGAACCTCAGCGATCCCGCTCAGAAAATGGGTAAGAGTGATGAATCCGATGGAAACGTATATTTGAAAGACTCACGTGAACAAATAATTAAAAAGTTCAAACGGGCTGTAACGGATTCTGATAATGAGATTTTCTTCAACGAAGAAACTAAGCCCGCCATAAGCAACCTATTAAGCATTTACTCAGGCTTTGCGGACAAATCCATACCGGACATTGTTAATGAATACAAAGGCGAAGGATATGGGAAGTTCAAAACCGATCTGGGCGAGCTCGTTGCAGATAAAATAACAGAACTTCAGAAAACTTTTGATAGTTACAGAAATAACGAGAGCGATTTACTGAAGATAATAGCTTCAGGGAATACCCGTGCTTCAGCCCTGGCTGATGCTAAGGTAAATGAAGTAAAATCAAAGTTAGGGTTGCTCTAA
- the lpxD gene encoding UDP-3-O-(3-hydroxymyristoyl)glucosamine N-acyltransferase, with amino-acid sequence MKLNEISELLDAELDGDPDLEINNVAKIEAANSDEITFISNPLYEKHFGTTSAGAIIISKEFEPSAKRTDISVLRVHDPYRSFLILLDKFDEHAGDDYDGISDDCHIGNDVELGNDLYIGEFTTISDKCSIGDNTKIYPNCSIGKGVKIGDNCLIYPNVTIYKYCEIGNNVILHSGSVIGCDGFGQARQEDGSYIKIPQNGIVKIEDDVEIGGNCTIDRATIGETLIGKGVKIDNQVQIAHNVVIEEDTVIASQVGIAGSTKIGKRCMIGGQTGIVGHITICDDVMIGASVGVSKSIEKPGLYTGYRAKPNTENLKQEARINNLSDLEERVKNLEEKETYRTKTTK; translated from the coding sequence ATGAAATTAAACGAAATATCCGAATTACTGGATGCCGAATTAGACGGCGATCCTGACCTGGAGATAAATAACGTAGCCAAAATAGAAGCAGCCAATTCTGACGAGATAACTTTTATCTCAAACCCCCTATATGAAAAACATTTCGGAACTACCAGCGCCGGCGCAATAATTATTTCAAAAGAGTTTGAACCCTCTGCAAAGCGTACAGATATTTCCGTCTTGCGAGTACACGACCCATACAGATCTTTCCTGATATTACTGGACAAATTCGACGAACATGCTGGGGATGATTATGATGGGATTTCGGATGATTGTCATATCGGAAATGATGTCGAACTGGGAAACGACTTATATATAGGTGAGTTTACCACCATATCAGATAAATGCTCCATAGGTGACAACACAAAGATATACCCTAATTGCAGTATCGGAAAAGGTGTGAAGATAGGTGATAACTGCTTAATATATCCGAACGTCACAATTTATAAATACTGTGAAATTGGAAACAATGTGATCCTTCACTCCGGATCAGTAATAGGATGTGATGGGTTTGGACAGGCGAGACAGGAAGACGGCTCCTACATTAAGATACCCCAAAATGGAATAGTGAAGATCGAAGATGATGTAGAAATTGGTGGCAATTGTACTATCGACCGGGCAACGATTGGAGAAACCTTGATCGGGAAAGGTGTTAAGATAGATAACCAGGTTCAGATTGCTCATAATGTTGTAATAGAAGAAGATACAGTCATTGCTTCACAAGTAGGAATAGCAGGGTCGACAAAGATAGGTAAAAGGTGTATGATAGGTGGTCAGACAGGAATTGTCGGACATATAACTATTTGCGACGACGTTATGATAGGGGCATCCGTAGGAGTTTCTAAATCAATTGAGAAACCTGGACTTTACACAGGCTATAGAGCAAAACCCAACACTGAAAACCTTAAGCAGGAAGCTCGTATTAACAACCTCTCGGATCTCGAGGAAAGGGTCAAAAACCTTGAAGAAAAGGAAACATATAGAACAAAAACTACAAAATAG
- a CDS encoding bifunctional UDP-3-O-[3-hydroxymyristoyl] N-acetylglucosamine deacetylase/3-hydroxyacyl-ACP dehydratase, whose product MLEKQRTIGKPVTLSGRGLHTGNESNMTFRPAPEDYGIRFIRTDKENSPEIPADIEHVIDISRGTTIAKDGVEVHTVEHVLAAIMGCEIDNIIVELDSNEPPVMDGSAKDYVETLSNAGIVEQNAKRDYLIIEDTVHYHDEEGHVDIVALPLKDDFRISVMIDYNNPALGVQHSGLFNLQKEFRTEFAPSRTFCFLKEIEYLQKQGLIKGGDINNSIVIVDQDINEEDFGPLKKKLGIQDSVILGSNGILNNKELRFKNEPARHKVLDLIGDLALIGAPIKGQILAARPGHKSNVEFTKILRKLYLQKKIEKKFQVMKSGDVIFDIEKILDIMPHRYPFLLVDKILEMDYEKNRIVGLKNVTYNEPFFQGHFPRKRVMPGVLIVEAMAQCGFILLMNEIENIKEKMVYFASIEKVKFRKPVVPGDQLVFEMFLLSSKRGICKIGGKAYKNYIGGELACEGEFMAAIVDII is encoded by the coding sequence ATGTTAGAAAAACAGCGCACCATCGGAAAACCCGTTACTCTCTCCGGAAGAGGCCTCCATACAGGTAATGAATCAAACATGACATTCAGACCTGCTCCCGAGGATTACGGAATCAGATTTATAAGAACAGATAAGGAAAACTCGCCTGAAATCCCTGCAGATATAGAACACGTAATAGATATTTCACGAGGTACAACAATTGCCAAAGATGGTGTTGAAGTTCATACTGTCGAGCATGTACTAGCCGCTATCATGGGATGCGAGATCGATAATATAATTGTCGAGTTGGATTCTAACGAACCACCGGTTATGGACGGTAGCGCAAAAGATTATGTTGAAACATTATCAAATGCCGGAATAGTCGAGCAAAATGCCAAACGTGATTACCTGATTATCGAAGATACTGTTCATTATCATGACGAAGAGGGACATGTTGATATAGTTGCGCTTCCTCTAAAAGATGATTTCCGTATATCGGTAATGATTGATTACAATAACCCGGCTTTAGGTGTACAGCACTCTGGCTTGTTTAATCTCCAAAAAGAATTCCGTACGGAATTTGCTCCCTCCAGAACATTTTGTTTCCTAAAGGAGATAGAATATTTGCAAAAGCAAGGTTTGATCAAAGGGGGTGATATAAATAACTCGATTGTAATAGTAGATCAGGATATAAATGAAGAGGACTTTGGTCCGCTTAAGAAAAAGCTTGGAATACAGGATAGTGTGATACTAGGATCAAATGGCATACTGAATAATAAGGAATTGAGGTTCAAAAATGAACCGGCACGGCATAAAGTGCTGGATCTAATTGGTGACCTTGCTCTAATTGGCGCCCCTATAAAGGGACAGATACTTGCAGCACGCCCGGGGCACAAATCCAATGTAGAGTTTACAAAGATCCTCCGAAAGCTGTATCTCCAAAAAAAGATCGAAAAGAAATTCCAGGTAATGAAGTCAGGAGATGTCATATTCGATATAGAAAAAATTCTCGATATCATGCCCCACCGGTATCCGTTCCTCCTGGTCGATAAAATACTGGAAATGGATTATGAAAAGAACAGAATAGTAGGACTTAAAAACGTTACCTATAATGAGCCCTTTTTCCAGGGACATTTCCCAAGGAAAAGAGTAATGCCGGGTGTTTTGATTGTAGAAGCTATGGCACAATGCGGTTTTATATTACTCATGAATGAGATTGAGAATATAAAGGAAAAAATGGTTTATTTTGCTTCGATCGAGAAAGTAAAATTTAGAAAGCCTGTCGTCCCGGGGGATCAACTTGTATTTGAGATGTTCCTTCTTTCCAGCAAGCGAGGTATCTGTAAGATAGGCGGTAAGGCTTATAAAAATTACATCGGTGGTGAGCTGGCATGTGAAGGTGAGTTCATGGCTGCCATCGTTGATATTATTTAA
- a CDS encoding OmpH family outer membrane protein — MNSHQRYIFLAVLALLFCGYILPASAQTKVGYIDSKKIIDAMQETQDAKSRLDNLVAEWQTELKVLQDSLKAMKEDYENKKLILTDQLKQQLELEIRDMEAQVEDFKIQKFGENGEYFQKQVEFMKPVHDKIFSAIQKVAREDDYDYIFDRNSEILLLYVNERYDITAKVLELVQGP, encoded by the coding sequence ATGAATTCACACCAAAGATATATATTCCTTGCTGTATTGGCATTACTATTTTGCGGGTATATCCTTCCTGCTTCTGCACAGACTAAGGTTGGATATATAGACTCAAAGAAGATCATTGACGCAATGCAGGAAACACAGGATGCAAAGTCAAGGCTTGATAATCTTGTTGCAGAATGGCAAACCGAACTAAAGGTATTACAGGACAGCCTCAAAGCCATGAAAGAAGATTATGAAAACAAGAAACTGATACTTACTGACCAGCTTAAGCAGCAGCTTGAGCTGGAAATAAGGGATATGGAAGCTCAGGTAGAAGATTTCAAAATACAGAAATTTGGCGAAAATGGGGAATATTTCCAAAAACAGGTGGAATTCATGAAGCCCGTGCATGACAAGATATTCTCTGCTATCCAAAAAGTTGCACGTGAAGATGATTATGATTACATTTTCGATAGAAATAGTGAAATACTTCTGCTCTACGTAAACGAAAGATATGATATTACGGCAAAGGTCCTGGAACTTGTACAGGGACCATAA
- a CDS encoding isoprenyl transferase → MAKIDEKDKEIQESLKRSGEIPKHIAIIMDGNGRWAKARGYSRNKGHREGVHSVRDTVEACGQLGVKYLTLYTFSTENWKRPETEVTLLMKLLIRALKDETDNLNKNNVKFICTGDLEKLPEDVFHELLDAIEKTKNNTLLTLNLALSYSGRWDIVNAAKRLAQDALDGKVKADEIDEELFSTYLALKDLPDPDLLIRTGGDYRISNFLLWQAAYSELYIEHSFWPDFRRNLLYKAIIEYQKRERRYGMISEQLNEQNSQKTKILIKEYENAKFDK, encoded by the coding sequence GTGGCTAAAATAGACGAAAAAGATAAAGAAATTCAGGAATCCTTAAAGAGATCAGGTGAGATTCCTAAGCATATTGCCATAATAATGGACGGTAACGGCAGGTGGGCAAAGGCAAGAGGTTATTCAAGAAACAAAGGACATAGAGAAGGTGTACACTCTGTAAGAGATACTGTTGAAGCGTGCGGTCAGTTAGGCGTAAAATATCTTACATTATACACATTCTCGACTGAAAACTGGAAAAGACCCGAAACCGAAGTAACACTCTTAATGAAGCTTTTGATAAGAGCTTTGAAAGATGAGACTGACAATCTCAATAAAAATAATGTAAAGTTTATTTGCACAGGAGACCTTGAAAAACTTCCTGAGGATGTTTTCCATGAACTTCTCGATGCAATAGAAAAAACAAAGAACAATACCCTGCTCACACTAAACCTCGCCTTGAGCTATAGCGGGCGATGGGACATTGTTAATGCGGCAAAAAGGCTTGCACAGGATGCCTTAGATGGCAAAGTAAAAGCTGATGAAATCGATGAAGAATTGTTTTCAACGTATCTGGCACTAAAAGACCTCCCCGATCCGGATCTGCTTATCAGAACGGGAGGCGATTACAGAATAAGCAATTTCCTTTTATGGCAAGCAGCTTATTCAGAACTATATATCGAGCACAGTTTTTGGCCCGATTTCAGGAGAAATTTATTATATAAAGCTATCATTGAATATCAGAAAAGGGAAAGAAGATATGGAATGATCAGCGAACAGTTAAATGAACAAAACTCACAAAAGACAAAAATTCTGATCAAAGAGTATGAGAATGCTAAATTTGACAAGTAA
- a CDS encoding OmpH family outer membrane protein: MKNHLKVIFSIIAVASVLILSGNASAQVNVGFVDSEVIIKQLPEAQQVQKQLEDLQKLYVDTITTKENELKEKAETFQTKYQQAQTDIQNGTITSQDQIDAIQSELEAMQTEIRTLDEGLTIYKQKVQNDLIQKQGELFQPVKEKITKTIEDVAKEMKISFVFDKADGTMLYGDKKYDITFKVLDKLK, from the coding sequence TTGAAAAACCATTTAAAAGTAATATTTTCCATCATTGCCGTTGCATCAGTACTTATTTTGAGCGGTAATGCGTCAGCCCAGGTAAATGTAGGGTTTGTGGATAGTGAAGTAATTATAAAACAACTTCCCGAAGCACAGCAGGTACAAAAACAACTGGAAGATCTACAAAAGCTTTACGTAGATACAATAACAACAAAGGAAAATGAGCTAAAAGAAAAAGCCGAAACCTTTCAGACCAAGTATCAACAAGCTCAAACCGACATTCAAAACGGTACTATAACGTCTCAGGACCAAATAGACGCGATCCAGAGCGAACTGGAAGCTATGCAAACAGAAATTAGAACCCTGGACGAAGGGCTCACGATCTATAAACAAAAAGTGCAAAACGATCTGATTCAAAAACAAGGAGAGTTATTCCAGCCTGTCAAGGAAAAGATCACAAAAACAATTGAAGATGTTGCAAAAGAAATGAAGATCAGCTTTGTTTTTGATAAAGCAGACGGTACCATGCTGTATGGAGATAAAAAATATGATATTACTTTTAAAGTGCTGGACAAATTAAAATAA
- a CDS encoding phosphoglycerate kinase translates to MRKLTLDDLIKSNSINGKRILVRVDFNVPLDENGNITDDKRIVESLPTIKAIIENGGKCILMSHLGRPKGEVNPKYSLKVTAKRLSDLLDKEVLFTDDCIGEGNDLIIDGMDKGSILLLENLRFYKEEEKNDPGFAKKLASYGDIYVNDAFGTAHRAHASTEGVTDYIDKCAAGYLMEKEIMYLSSAVEDPKRPLCAILGGSKISGKIDVIQNLLDKADVILIGGGMMFTFYKALGLNIGKSILEEDKVDLARDILNNAKKAGKHILLPIDVVFANKFENDAEVKVLEFDLVTPEYDEWMGMDIGQETITLFKERILLSKTIVWNGPMGVFEMENFAKGTFEIAKALAQATENGAITIVGGGDSASAIAKAGLQDSVTHVSTGGGASLEYLEGKKLPGIEALTDVK, encoded by the coding sequence ATGAGAAAACTGACCCTCGATGATCTTATAAAAAGTAATTCCATTAATGGAAAAAGAATTCTTGTAAGAGTTGATTTCAATGTTCCACTCGATGAGAACGGAAATATCACCGATGATAAGAGGATCGTAGAATCACTTCCGACAATAAAAGCCATCATTGAAAATGGCGGGAAATGTATCCTTATGAGTCATCTCGGTCGCCCTAAAGGTGAGGTTAATCCTAAATACTCATTAAAGGTAACAGCTAAACGTTTATCCGACCTTTTGGATAAAGAAGTACTTTTTACGGATGATTGTATTGGGGAAGGAAATGATCTAATAATCGATGGGATGGACAAAGGATCTATTCTCTTATTGGAAAATCTTCGATTCTATAAAGAGGAAGAAAAGAATGATCCCGGATTTGCAAAGAAATTAGCTTCATATGGAGATATTTATGTAAATGATGCTTTTGGAACAGCTCATAGGGCTCATGCTTCAACTGAGGGCGTAACAGATTATATTGACAAATGCGCAGCAGGTTATTTGATGGAAAAAGAAATCATGTACTTATCTTCTGCAGTCGAAGATCCTAAACGTCCTCTTTGTGCAATACTAGGCGGGTCTAAAATATCAGGAAAAATAGACGTAATACAAAATCTTCTCGATAAGGCAGATGTTATTCTTATTGGCGGGGGAATGATGTTTACCTTTTATAAAGCCCTCGGGCTTAATATTGGAAAATCTATTCTTGAAGAAGATAAGGTAGACCTTGCAAGGGATATCCTGAACAATGCCAAAAAAGCAGGTAAGCATATTTTGTTGCCAATCGACGTTGTTTTTGCAAATAAATTTGAGAATGATGCCGAGGTAAAAGTGCTCGAGTTTGACCTTGTTACACCGGAATATGATGAATGGATGGGAATGGATATTGGACAGGAAACTATAACATTATTCAAAGAACGCATACTTTTATCAAAAACAATAGTATGGAACGGACCTATGGGAGTATTTGAGATGGAGAACTTTGCAAAAGGAACATTTGAAATCGCCAAGGCTCTTGCCCAAGCCACAGAAAATGGCGCGATCACTATAGTTGGAGGAGGGGATTCTGCCAGCGCAATAGCAAAGGCAGGACTTCAAGATAGTGTTACTCATGTATCTACAGGGGGTGGAGCATCTCTTGAGTACCTTGAAGGTAAGAAATTACCCGGTATAGAGGCTCTTACTGACGTTAAATAA
- the bamA gene encoding outer membrane protein assembly factor BamA, whose amino-acid sequence MRMLNLTSKIFLVLLLGFILLPVVSFAQDGPQTYRIVSITTTGNKLYDSRTIVSYSGLSVGDEIAIPSDASREAIKKLWNLGLFSDISMYIDRVVGNEAYLVIDVKELPRVESVVIKGNKEISTDDLKSRIDIVPGEVVSNQKLKDVEFNLEKYYQEEGYALAEVTVDELISATNEARIRVTVDEGKELNVEKIRFKGNKSISSGDLRGAMENTSEGVWWQFWNSSTFDKKKFQDDIKLIEAYYKERGYKDATVKDYSLDVSPNKEDLTITIDIDEGSKYRLNNVNFTGNEVYKDSLLVSILDMKRGDIYNLRKLQENLYGNENETDISSLYLDRGYLAFNAETEEKVVDGNKIDLTIKITENNQFRIGLVGFEGNEKTRDKVLRRELYSIPGDYFTKTSVKRSLQQLNSLNYFNPEKLTQQIIPANDSTVNITYVVEERSSDQFNASVGYSASFGFTGSLGLTFNNFDLARPLSGGAGQILNFNWQFGESGTYRTFAIGFTEPWLYGTPTLLGLNLFDTRTNYNSIDIQETGGYLSLGRRFKFPDDYFRGDWVLKFQRTDTKSGAGIYEEGTRSQFSLRQTITRSTVFDPVFPTSGTRVSNSTELAAGPLIGNIGFIKNIFTTETYTRIFRDNSLTLYSTFNFSFINSITTDNYLPPNEVFFMGGNGLTYNTIALRGYDDRTIGPKNSSGTAIGGTVALKYGLELRYPLSLDPLPVFILAFAEAGNIWSSFQKTDPFNLRRSVGGGVRLLLPAVGMIGFDMGYGIDRLAVDGQQPEWLFHFQFGRGF is encoded by the coding sequence ATGAGAATGCTAAATTTGACAAGTAAAATATTTTTAGTACTGTTATTAGGATTTATACTACTTCCGGTGGTTTCCTTTGCACAAGATGGTCCTCAAACATACAGGATCGTCAGTATAACAACCACTGGTAACAAACTTTATGATTCGAGAACAATCGTAAGTTATTCAGGACTAAGTGTTGGCGATGAAATTGCAATTCCATCTGATGCATCACGGGAAGCTATTAAAAAACTATGGAATTTAGGTTTGTTTTCCGATATCAGTATGTACATAGATAGAGTTGTAGGAAACGAGGCTTACCTGGTTATCGATGTAAAAGAATTACCCCGGGTTGAATCGGTTGTAATAAAAGGCAATAAAGAGATCTCGACCGATGATCTAAAATCCAGAATTGATATTGTACCGGGAGAGGTCGTCAGCAATCAGAAACTGAAAGATGTCGAGTTTAACCTTGAAAAATATTACCAGGAAGAAGGTTATGCGCTTGCTGAAGTTACAGTTGATGAATTGATATCAGCTACAAATGAAGCAAGGATTAGGGTCACTGTTGACGAGGGAAAGGAATTAAACGTCGAGAAGATACGTTTCAAAGGAAATAAATCAATTTCATCAGGTGATTTGAGAGGAGCTATGGAAAACACCTCGGAAGGTGTATGGTGGCAGTTTTGGAACAGTAGCACGTTTGATAAAAAGAAATTCCAGGATGATATTAAACTCATAGAAGCATACTACAAGGAGAGAGGTTATAAAGATGCTACAGTTAAGGATTATAGCCTTGATGTTTCACCCAACAAAGAAGATCTGACGATTACAATAGATATTGACGAAGGATCTAAATATCGTCTAAATAATGTTAATTTTACGGGAAATGAAGTGTATAAAGATTCACTCCTCGTATCAATACTAGATATGAAAAGGGGTGATATATATAATCTGCGAAAGCTCCAGGAAAACTTATATGGTAATGAAAACGAAACAGATATAAGTTCTCTCTATCTTGATAGAGGTTATTTAGCTTTTAATGCTGAAACAGAAGAAAAAGTCGTTGACGGAAATAAGATTGATTTAACTATCAAGATTACAGAGAATAACCAGTTTAGGATCGGATTAGTAGGCTTTGAAGGAAACGAAAAGACAAGAGATAAGGTGCTAAGACGAGAATTATATTCTATCCCTGGCGACTATTTTACAAAAACGAGTGTAAAAAGAAGTTTACAACAGCTAAACTCTTTGAACTATTTTAACCCGGAAAAGCTAACTCAGCAGATCATTCCCGCAAATGATTCAACCGTAAACATAACCTACGTTGTCGAAGAAAGGTCATCTGATCAGTTCAATGCTTCAGTCGGATACAGCGCTAGCTTTGGATTCACCGGCTCACTTGGGTTGACATTCAATAACTTTGACCTTGCCAGACCACTTTCCGGCGGTGCGGGACAAATACTTAATTTTAACTGGCAATTTGGTGAATCCGGTACATACAGGACGTTCGCAATTGGCTTCACAGAGCCCTGGCTGTACGGTACACCAACACTTCTGGGATTGAATCTATTCGACACCCGAACAAATTACAATAGTATTGATATTCAGGAAACAGGTGGATATTTAAGCCTTGGACGAAGATTTAAATTCCCCGATGACTATTTCAGGGGAGACTGGGTATTGAAATTCCAGAGGACGGATACAAAAAGTGGTGCAGGAATATATGAGGAGGGAACACGCTCACAATTCAGCTTAAGGCAGACAATTACAAGATCAACCGTTTTTGATCCGGTATTCCCTACTTCCGGAACTCGAGTCTCAAACTCAACTGAATTGGCAGCCGGACCATTGATTGGAAATATCGGTTTTATAAAGAATATCTTTACCACCGAAACATATACGAGAATTTTCAGAGATAACAGTCTTACTCTGTATTCTACTTTTAATTTCTCATTTATTAATTCTATAACAACAGATAATTACCTCCCGCCAAACGAAGTTTTCTTTATGGGAGGAAATGGATTAACATATAATACGATTGCTCTAAGAGGATATGACGACAGAACTATCGGACCTAAAAACTCATCTGGTACAGCCATTGGTGGAACGGTAGCATTAAAATATGGTCTGGAACTCAGATACCCACTATCATTGGATCCGCTCCCTGTATTCATATTAGCATTTGCCGAAGCAGGTAACATATGGAGCAGTTTCCAAAAGACAGATCCATTCAATTTAAGGAGATCTGTTGGTGGTGGCGTCAGGCTTTTACTTCCTGCTGTCGGAATGATAGGATTTGATATGGGATATGGTATTGATAGACTTGCTGTTGACGGACAGCAACCCGAATGGCTGTTCCACTTCCAATTCGGTAGAGGATTTTAA
- a CDS encoding T9SS type A sorting domain-containing protein, with protein MKLKISTIFLLAAFVSIGLLGFYSINGDQPNDLAPTVSEVTQNGNIQADTTPPGGFYPTMWNYNYSLIGGQNGGTVGGILWGGKYYNNRWNSTTYYRINNDGPGGGPGTVSDSGTYVGAVRDMTIGMSGATEYLFGGAASSTLYKLNATLGTVGTFSVGGAQFRMIAYDPNRKGFWNSNFSGNIICHDTSGAVRGTVVSTLTGKYGAGWDSGNVHVDTATLWIWDQGTGTNSSVVKYRLSGGAGTLMNTYTFGQTAAEIAGGAEIVKDGGNLVLILNWQNYAITGYKLASMGGGGGSLCFNRGGIWVSIPDNMTGTARDTIKVPNNMGTLDDITVVMDTVIHTWVGDLIFDLSHGGQVDTLFAWMGTGSFGNSGDNLFGIALTDSSNNPIVNTNGSNTVPPPAGQYLAGGRTGVDSLKKHFVRSGGAASEMNGNWVLTMHDRASGDTGSLRAWHICFYSGNIAQIISNNNQTPDRYVLGQNYPNPFNPSTKINFSIPKAGLVSLKVYDMLGREVKTLVADQLSAGEFAVDFDGSNLSSGTYFYRLQVGDFVEVKKMVLLK; from the coding sequence ATGAAATTGAAAATTTCAACCATTTTCCTTCTGGCTGCTTTTGTTTCCATTGGTTTACTTGGATTCTATTCCATCAATGGAGACCAGCCAAATGATCTAGCTCCGACTGTTTCCGAAGTAACTCAAAACGGAAATATTCAGGCAGATACTACTCCTCCTGGAGGTTTTTACCCAACCATGTGGAACTACAACTACTCTCTTATCGGCGGACAGAACGGCGGTACAGTAGGTGGTATTCTATGGGGTGGTAAGTACTATAACAACAGATGGAATAGTACTACTTATTATAGGATCAACAATGATGGTCCAGGTGGCGGTCCAGGAACTGTCTCTGACTCTGGTACATACGTAGGTGCTGTTAGAGATATGACCATTGGAATGTCTGGTGCAACCGAATACTTATTCGGTGGTGCAGCTTCATCTACTCTTTATAAGTTAAATGCAACTTTAGGTACTGTTGGCACGTTCTCAGTTGGTGGTGCACAGTTCAGGATGATTGCATACGATCCAAACAGAAAAGGTTTCTGGAACTCAAACTTCAGCGGTAACATTATTTGTCATGATACTTCAGGTGCTGTAAGAGGTACTGTTGTAAGTACTTTGACAGGTAAGTATGGTGCAGGCTGGGATAGCGGTAACGTACACGTTGATACTGCTACTCTTTGGATTTGGGACCAAGGAACAGGTACAAACTCAAGCGTAGTAAAGTATAGACTCTCCGGTGGTGCAGGTACATTAATGAACACCTATACTTTCGGTCAAACAGCTGCAGAAATCGCAGGTGGTGCTGAGATAGTAAAAGATGGTGGAAATCTTGTACTTATCCTTAACTGGCAGAACTATGCTATTACTGGATACAAACTTGCTTCCATGGGCGGCGGCGGCGGTTCACTCTGCTTCAACCGTGGCGGTATCTGGGTATCAATTCCTGACAACATGACAGGAACAGCAAGAGACACCATAAAGGTACCTAACAACATGGGTACTCTTGATGATATCACAGTTGTGATGGATACAGTTATCCATACATGGGTCGGTGACCTCATATTCGATCTCTCACACGGTGGTCAGGTTGATACACTGTTTGCATGGATGGGAACCGGTTCTTTCGGTAATAGTGGAGACAATCTATTTGGTATTGCTTTAACAGACTCTTCAAACAATCCGATTGTTAACACTAACGGCAGTAATACAGTTCCTCCTCCGGCCGGACAATACTTAGCTGGTGGTAGAACAGGTGTTGACTCTCTGAAGAAGCACTTTGTAAGATCAGGTGGTGCAGCATCAGAAATGAATGGTAACTGGGTACTTACAATGCATGACAGAGCCAGTGGAGATACAGGTTCACTTAGAGCATGGCATATTTGTTTCTATAGCGGAAACATTGCCCAAATTATCTCTAATAACAATCAGACACCAGATAGATATGTATTAGGACAAAACTATCCTAATCCATTCAACCCATCGACAAAGATCAACTTCTCGATTCCAAAAGCAGGTCTCGTAAGCCTGAAGGTTTATGATATGCTCGGAAGAGAAGTCAAAACATTAGTAGCTGACCAGCTAAGTGCGGGTGAGTTTGCAGTGGACTTTGACGGTTCGAACTTGTCAAGTGGTACTTATTTCTACAGACTCCAAGTTGGAGATTTCGTAGAAGTTAAGAAAATGGTACTACTCAAGTAA